In the genome of Fundulus heteroclitus isolate FHET01 unplaced genomic scaffold, MU-UCD_Fhet_4.1 scaffold_36, whole genome shotgun sequence, one region contains:
- the LOC105918689 gene encoding NACHT, LRR and PYD domains-containing protein 3 → MDNKVDFKDRAQTFHHSASQEISDELSDQSAKDYQRELESVFKLLEENLTTFMKTELQKFQTILSSDYSETLEKQEKEDTRDTEDHEQAKSGRETFLKLALDFLRRMRKDDLADILWNRTCVTECTQKLKSNLRKRFCCVFEGLAKAGNPTLLNQIYTELYITEGGTGEAHDEHEVMKIEAASRRRHVQENTIKQENIFKRSPGKDKPIRTVMTKGVAGIGKTVLTQKFTLDWAESKTNQDILFIFPFAFRELNLLKEKRFSLVELVHHFFHVCKEAKICRFEKFPVLFIFDGLDECRLPLDFQNNEILTDITESASLDVLLTNLIGGKLLPSARLWITTRPAAASQIPPECVDTVTEVKGFTDLQKEEYFRKRFIDQKQAGRIISHMKTSPNLFIMCHIPVFCWINATVLEYVLKTCQERELPKSLTELYMHFLLVQTKVKEVKYDGGVGSDLTWSPESRQMIQSLGKLAFDQLRKGNLIFYESDLKGSGIDIRAASVYSGVFTQIFKEERGIYQDRLFCFIHLSVQEFLAALYIHLTFMNSGINLLDNNQMPQRVSKVFKTKPNVKKLHQIAVDKALQSPNGHLDLVLRMLLGLSLPSNQTLLRGLQTQTACSSQTNQETAEYIKKKIGENLSAEKSINLFHCLNELNDRSLTEEIQQYLRSGSLSTRKLSPAQWSALIFILLSSEEDLNVFHLKKYCASEDALLMLLPVVKASSKALLNNCSLSGKSCEGLSSVLSSQSCCLKEVDLSNNNLEDAGLKALSSGTLGRQCKLESLRLADCDLSQKSCETLSSFLSSKSSRLKTLVLNYNNLQDAGLQQLSDGLMSPYCRLETLSLAGCDLSEQSCEVLGLVLSSPSCNLRSLNLTNNSLGDSGVKLLSFGLEDKHCGVETVILCGCELSERSCESISKALSTKTSRLRVLDLSNNNLRDAGVQQLSNGLGSPHCKLETLRLSGCLVTGKGCAYLASALTSNHSYLIELDLSYNYPGLLGKQMLSSEQKGPLWKLATLRLDHDGENRLKPDFRKYLCELEVDTYSVNRKLRLSDSNTQVRLTEVEQPYADHPNRFQQCWQLMCRNGVTGRCYWEVEWKGSVLISASYKGIKRRGTNNECRFGRNDQSWTLECSDVFGFSAWHVNRETSILTPATSQRIGVFLDHPAGTLSFYIASSEALIHLHTFSASFTEPVYPSFGLWTGGFLSLRSAASDQPSA, encoded by the exons ATGGATAATAAAGTAGATTTTAAAGACAGAGCTCAAACTTTTCATCACAG tgcTAGCCAAGAGATCTCAGATGAGCTCAGTGACCAATCTGCCAAAGATTACCAAAGAGAACTGGAGTCTGtatttaag TTGCTTGAAGAAAACCTTACGACATTTATGAAGACAGAGCTGCAGAAGTTTCAGACGATTCTGAGTTCTGATTACTCAGAAACTTTagaaaaacaggagaaagaAGATACGAGAGACACTGAAGACCACGAACAGGCGAAAAGCGGCAGGGAGACGTTTCTAAAACTTGCACTCGACTTCCTGAGAAGAATGAGAAAAGATGACCTGGCCGATATTCTATGGAACA GAACTTGCGTGACAGAATGCACGCAGAAGCTAAAGTCTAACTTGAGGAAACGATTCTGCTGCGTGTTTGAGGGCCTCGCTAAGGCAGGAAACCCAACACTTCTCAACCAGATCTACACGGAGCTCTACATCACCGAGGGGGGGACTGGAGAGGCTCATGATGAACATGAGGTCATGAAGATCGAAGCAGCATCAAGGAGACGACACGTGCAAGAAAACACCATTAAACAGGAAAATATCTTCAAACGTTCACCTGGAAAGGACAAACCAATCAGAACGGTGATGACCAAGGGAGTTGCTGGCATTGGTAAAACAGTCCTAACACAAAAGTTCACTCTCGACTGGGCTGAAAGCAAAACCAATCAGGACATCCTGTTCATATTCCCCTTcgccttcagagagctgaatttGCTGAAAGAGAAACGGTTCAGTTTGGTTGAACTTGTCCATCACTTTTTTCATGTATGCAAAGAAGCAAAAATCTGCAGATTTGAAAAATTCCCGGTTCTCTTCATCTTCGATGGTCTGGACGAGTGCCGTCTTCCCCTGGACTTCCAGAACAACGAGATCCTGACTGATATCACCGAGTCCGCCTCTCTGGACGTACTGCTGACAAACCTGATTGGAGGGAAACTGCTTCCGTCCGCACGCCTCTGGATAACCACCAGACCCGCAGCAGCCAGTCAGATCCCCCCTGAGTGTGTGGACACAGTCACAGAAGTCAAAGGCTTCACAGATctgcagaaggaggagtacttcaggaagaggtTCATAGACCAGAAGCAAGCCGGcaggatcatctcccacatgaagacGTCACCAAACCTCttcatcatgtgccacatccctgtcttctgctggatcaacGCCACCGTTCTGGAATATGTCTTAAAAACCTGCCAGGAAAGAGAGCTGCCCAAGAGCCTGACTGAGTTATACATGCACTTCCTGCTCGTTCAAACCAAAGTGAAGGAGGTGAAGTATGACGGGGGAGTGGGGAGCGACTTAAcctggagtccagagagcaggcaGATGATCCAGTCTCTGGGAAAgctggcttttgatcagctacggaaaggaaacctgatcttctacGAATCAGACCTGAAAGGGTCTGGCATTGATATCAGAGCAGCTTCTGTATATTCAGGAGTTTTCACACAGATCTTTAAAGAGGAGAGAGGGATTTACCAGGATAGGTTGTTCTGCTTCAtccatctgagtgttcaggagtttctAGCGGCTCTCTACATCCATCTGACCTTCATGAACTCCGGTATAAATCTGCTAGACAACAATCAAATGCCACAAAGGGTGTCTAAAGTCTTTAAAACCAAACCCAATGTAAAGAAACTGCACCAGATCGCTGTAGACAAGGCATTGCAAAGTCCAAATGGCCACCTTGACTTAGTCCTCCGTATGCTCCTGGGTCTTTCGCTGCCGTCCAACCAAACGCTGCTTCGTGGGCTGCAGACACAAACGGCGTGCAGCTCCCAAACCAACCAGGAAACGGCCGAGTACATCAAGAAGAAGATCGGCGAGAACCTGTCTGCggagaaaagcatcaatctcttccactgtctgaatgaactgaacgATCGTTCTCTGACGGAGGAAATCCAGCAGTACCTGAGGTCAGGGAGTCTCAGCACCCGGAAGCTGTCTCCggctcagtggtcagctctgatcTTCATCCTACTGTCGTCAGAGGAAGATCTGAACGTGTTTCATCTGAAGAAATACTGCGCTTCAGAGGACGccctgctgatgctgctgccagtGGTCAAAGCCTCCAGCAAAGCTCT GCTTAACAACTGCAGCCTCTCAGGGAAAAGCTGTGAAGGTTTATCTTCAGTGCTCAGCTCCCAGTCTTGCTGTCTGAAAGAAGTCGACCTGAGCAACAACAACCTGGAGGACGCTGGGCTGAAAGCCTTGTCTTCTGGGACGCTGGGCCGTCAATGTAAGCTGGAATCTCTGAG gttAGCTGACTGCGACCTGTCACAGAAAAGCTGCGAGACTCTTTCCTCGTTTCTCAGCTCAAAGAGCTCCAGGCTCAAGACTTTGGTTTTGAAttacaacaacctgcaggacgCAGGGTTGCAGCAGCTTTCCGACGGACTCATGAGTCCGTACTGTAGACTGGAAACCCTCAG TTTGGCAGGCTGTGACCTCTCAGAGCAAAGCTGTGAAGTCCTGGGTTTGGTGCTCAGCTCGCCGTCCTGCAACCTCAGATCACTGAACTTGACCAACAACAGCCTCGgagattcaggagtgaagctgctcTCCTTCGGACTGGAAGACAAACACTGTGGCGTGGAGACGGTTAT ACTCTGTGGATGTGAGCTCTCAGAAAGGAGCTGTGAGTCGATTTCTAAGGCGCTCAGCACCAAGACATCCAGACTGAGAGTCCTGGACCTGAGCAACAACAACCTGAGAGATGCAGGAGTGCAGCAGCTATCCAACGGCCTGGGGAGTCCACACTGCAagctggaaactctcag ATTGTCAGGCTGTCTGGTGACTGGGAAAGGTTGTGCTTATCTGGCATCGGCTCTGACCTCCAACCACTCGTATCTGATAGAgctggacctgagctacaactATCCAGGACTCCTGGGGAAGCAAATGCTGTCTTCTGAGCAGAAGGGTCCGCTTTGGAAACTGGCCACCCTTAG gttgGATCATGATGGAGAGAACAGGTTAAAACCAGATTTTAGAAAGT ATCTGTGTGAGCTGGAGGTGGACACGTATTCAGTCAACAGAAAGCTGAGACTGTCTGACAGCAACACGCAGGTCAGGCTGACGGAGGTCGAGCAGCCGTACGCCGACCACCCAAACCGATTCCAACAATGCTGGCAGCTGATGTGCAGAAACGGCGTGACCGGCCGCTGctactgggaggtggagtggaAGGGAAGCGTTCTCATCTCCGCCAGCTACAAAGGGATCAAACGAAGGGGAACGAATAACGAGTGCCGGTTTGGGAGGAATGATCAGTCCTGGACTCTGGAGTGCTCTGACGTCTTTGGTTTCTCTGCCTGGCACGTTAACAGAGAAACCAGCATCCTGACTCCCGCTACCTCCCAGAGGATCGGCGTGTTTCTGGACCACCCTGCAGGAACCCTCTCGTTCTACATCGCCTCCTCCGAGgcactgatccacctccacaccttcagcgCCTCGTTCACTGAACCCGTTTATCCCAGTTTTGGTTTGTGGACCGGAGGCTTCCTGTCGTTGCGTTCAGCAGCTTCAGACCAACCTTCTGCTTAA